AGGTGGGGGGAGACTTCTTACAAATGCCGGGAGCAATTTGTCATTCCTCCGCATCCTACGAGCTTTCCTCACTCGAGCCGCGGCCTCGTCGCCAAACCTCGCAGATTTGCGCTCTGTCCTGGCATCGATCTTCTCAGCCTATGCCTACGAAGAATCAATACTTCGGCTTTCCAACCGACTTCTTGAGCGAAGCCTGTTTGTAAATGTTAAGCAAGCTGTAGAACTTCGTCAACGAGGCTGGCGACCTAGGGGCTCGACTTGCGAAGCTTGTGGTCGCCGGATCTGGGGCCCCGGTGTTTCGGGAAATGTCTTTGAGGCTTGGGAGGAGAAGCAAGCGCGGGAAGAAGAGTGGAAAGCAGAAAAGAAAGCCTTGATTGTTGCTGGAGACAAGGGGAAGACGGGAAGCGGCAGCGACGTATCGCAGGCCGTATCAGACTCTAAAGGGAAGGGTAAGGCCGCGCCTGTGGCATCAGACTCCCATGTAGAGGCGGACGAGGCGGCGCCTGAAGAAGGCGCAGAGTTACAGAGCGAAGTCGTGGCGAAACCGAGAGAGCAGCCGCTGGGACCGTTGGTCGTTCTGGCTTGCAGGCATATCTATCACCAGAGCTGCCTAGACGCCTACCAGTCCCGGCCGGAGGTTGAGGGGAAAACGCGGGCGGAGACTCATGCGAGGGAGTACAGGTGTCCGATTGATGGATAGACTTGGGGTGTATCTTTTGTGCACTAGGCATGTACAAATTTCATGAATGAATGAGACTTTCGATGGGCGAACTATACCGAGGCCTGGGTAATACTACCAACGCGTGGCCTTTATCGGTCTGACAAGACCGCAAGTGTATGGTTTCGAAAAGCTGGCGAGCTCTGCACTGTACATCGTGACGACAAGGCAGTGCCGAGACTGGTTCCAAGGTATGAGCGCTTCAAGGCCCTACATCGCTTATCAGACCTCCCGGTAGCAGCGCACCCTCGACTATGTGTCAGGTTCCCAGGAGGGGATGCCTGTCTTTCTTAACAATGTTAGTCAAGTCGTCGTTGGTAATAGTCTTTCGCGCACAGGCCAAGCCGACTGCGGTATTCCGGAAGATATTGTTGGCGGAGGTGCGGGGCCGGTGGGATCCGTACTAGAGGCGGCGGGCGGGCTTCCGGGACTGGTCGGGGCGGAAAGAGGGGCGCCGATGCTTGAGCGAATGTCCGGGCCCTTGGCTCTCCCGTCACCTTGCTCCCATTTACTACATGCTCACTTTGCGAGTCTTCTGATTTGGAGACACTGCAGTCCACGAATTTATCTGAATAAATGTAGGGACCTAGATTGCTTGATTCCGCGCTCGCGGAGCGGGCGCTCCAGAGCGTCTTTGGGGGCCGGGGGTTTGCTTTTGAAACACGGGCCTTGCCTATTCCAGCAGGTTGTGCATCGTGGTATAATTATGAGGGGTTGTCTATTGATTGGCAAGGGCAAGACTGTTATGGCGCAATTGGTTTTTCTGTGGAAGTTCATCTTCTTGGGAAATGTGCATGACTTCGTCTTATCATTTGGTATGTTGATATCAGCATCTTGACAATTGGAGGGACTGATTTGCATTAAGTACGCAACCCCAGACATACCAGAACAAAAGCCGTCTTCTAAATGTACCTTAGTTTGTCAAGGGCACGTCAATAGTGAGCGTTCTGTTATACCGAGTTTAAAGACTGGGTAAACCCGATCTAGCGAAACCCCATTTAATAGCCATGGAGGTTTTGTGGGCAGCATACAAGAATTGCCGCAATGACCTGCCCATCTCTTGGTTCTCCTTTCGGGACTTGGAAGCAGGATAGCGGAGCGGGCGCCATTTACCATGTCACCATGTGTTCCTCGTGTGTCGTTAGAGGCCCACCGAGATCCTTGCGCCGATCCGGACTTTCCTCTTACAGTATCGTACACGGAACCATCTCGTTTTCGGTGCTCTCTTGAAGGTGTTTTCTGACTTTGTATTTCTCTGGCGGGCAGCTCCGGCTCCCTCGAGCAGTGTCAACTGCTTATTGATCAGACGGGTACGATATTTGGTAACCAAGTCGTCCTTTCCTTGCCTTTGGTAAAAGATAGGAGCTGATGGGTTGTGGCAGCAATTCAGCAAGAGGTTGAATGCAGTATTGCGAAGCAAGCGCGTATGGCATCCCTGTCAACCAGGTTGCTGACTGCCAATGCGATCAACAGCGTATGCCGCGAGAGGGCGCCTGTCAGCGAGGGCATGAAAGCCGGCAGCTCCATGTCAAGCCTTTGGGATCGGCATGTGAATGCAACATGCAGCCCGATGCAGTCAATGGCATGTTCCAGCTCCCATGTATGTTGTGCCCATGAGCCAACGACTATCGTAAGGCGGTGCAAAAAAGCGCGAAGCCAAAGAAGATTGCGGTGCGGGCTATGGAAAAGGCCATGCCAATAAAGCAATATCGCGAATGTCACCTCGAGCGAGTCAACAAGGGTCCTGTGAGGACCGACTATTCCGATGGCGGGGGGTTTTCTCAGCGGTACTTTCACGCGTATTTCCACCAGTGGCACCAGCCCGTGGGTCGTGGGAACTGCCCAGTGGAATCCCCCGGCCGATATTGTTCCACGATTCAACCCCTTCGAACGAACTACCAAATTGTCAGCCCGGTGATGCAAAAAGGGCAGACGATTAGGAAGCACGCCGCACGTGGGAGGGCACTTACGTGGACGGTGGGCAGAAAAGAAGAACCTTTTTCTCTTTCCCAAGTTCCCAAGCGGAGGATTCCTGTCCGGCCGGGGGGTTCAATGCCCGGATATAAGGAGTGGGACCCAAGGATCACGGACGAAGCGCCCGGTAGGGCCATGAGCGCCGAGGGGCCCATGGTCGTGGATGGACGGCATGGGAGAGGACCAGCTTGAGCACGCGCCCTCCTCCGCTTACATCGCAACCCTCAATCTATTCCCACCATAGAGGTTCCTTCAAGTGATTAAGCTTGCTGCTTGAGAGGGGGTTTAGGTTTGTCAAGGACTCAAGGGCATTTCCGCAGCACGTCTTGTCGGCCGGGACGGGAACGTCTAAGTTCCTTTTGGGCTGGTTTACCATGTGGGCTTTGGTTCCTGGGAGCGGAGCGGAAAGAAAGGAGAAGGATGGCAGGCAGGGCGGGCTTGAGGTTTGCCAATATAATATGATGAGTTCCCAGATTTTCCGCCCTCTCAGGGAAGAGGAAAGGAAGCTACGCATCTGCCGTCCTCTTCGTTTCCCTCTGTcgctccttttttttactgcCAAGACTCGCACTGCTGCTGCGAGTTTTTCGTAACACGGGGTGATCAACAGCAACCATGTTGTTCCTTTCACTCCTGTGCTCGCTGTTCTTCCTGCCAGCGGTCGTCTTGGCGGCCTTTGGCTGGACGGACAATGGCTCCGAGTATGTCATTGACAGCGGAGCTGACCTCGTCATCAAGGTGACCAAGTGCTGCGGTGATATCTCCTCGCTCAACTACAAGGGCGTCGAGTACAATGGCTGGGGCGGCAAGAACACCCATGTCGAATCAGGTAGGTTTGCGAAATTCGCCTTGTTCTAAAGGAATTGACCAAGACTAACATGAGAGAAGGCCTCGGTACCAGCACGGTCAGCATCACGAGCTACAGCAACGTCATCAAGGTCTCGGTCGTCCACGGCGTACGTCTTCCCTCCTCATATCCCTTTCGGGCCCTTCCCACTATAGCCTCGAAGCGTCATATTCTGACAAACATCTACAGACTCTCAAGCACTGGATCTTTGTCCGCTACGGAAACAACAATGTCTACCTCTTCACGAACAAGGCAGACGACTCTGTCTCGGCCATGCGCTACATTGTTCGCATCCCGGGTGGAATCTTCTCCCATGACTCTACAGAGAGTGTATGTGCTTTCCAATCGATCGATCTCTCATGATAGCCAGCTGACAAACTACGAAAAAGGACTTCTATGATGCCAGCAGCACCATCATCGAGGCCCAGGATATCAACGTCAACAGTGCCGGCTTGACCAAGAGCAAGCACTACCAAGGCTCCAACTACGGCCGGTACGTTACGAGAACACCCCCTCCTCAAAGGGACTTTACTGACAACTTGCAGAGTTATGGACTGTATGCGTCCTTCCCCTATGCAAACTCTGTGGAACAAAACTGACCCTTAGCAGTCGACTACGTCGGCCGCAAGAAGACCGGCGTCGGTCTGTTCATGATCAGAAGCAACCACGAAAAGGCCAGTGGCGGTCCCTTCTTCCGCTCTCTCGTTCGTCGCGCGGACCCGACTGGCGAGGACTTGTACGACATCTACTACTACAACATGGGCCACACCGACCCCATGCGCACCGGTCTCCAAGGCCCCTCCGTCCTGGCTTTCACCGCAGGCGAGGACCCCAACAGCAACCTCTTCGCCCGCAAGGCCGACTGGTCCTGGTTCGATGACCTCGGCGTAAGCAGCAACTCCCCTATCCAACAATCGCGTGGCAAACTCAATCTAACTCAAATCTAGCTCGATGGCTGGGTGCCTGCCTCCGGTCGCGGCTACGCTTCCGGTGTCGGCCTCTCCAACATGAAGTCCGGCAAGACATACGTCGTCGGGCTGTCCAACTCCGCCGCCCAGTATTGGGGCACCGCCGGCTCCGGTGGCGCCTGGTCCATCACCAAGATCATCCCTGGAACCTACACCCTGACCGTCTACAAGGACGAGCTTGAGGTCGCCACCTCCTCCGTCACCATCAAGGCTGGCGCCGGCACTGCCGTCAACACCATCACCTGTGTTGATCCTCAGGATGATGCTGTCATTTGGCGCATCGGCGAGTGGGGTCAGTAGATATCCTGTACAATCTTTGAGGGCATGAAGAACACAAAAGCTGACTTGTGGCATAGATGGAACCCCCAAGGGCTTTTTGAACTTCGAGGACACCCCCATGAAGCCCACTTACATGCATCCCTCCGACACCCGCATCTCCACCTGGAACGCCGGCAACTTCATCGTCGGCACCCACAGCGCCAACCGCTTCCCCGGTTACATGTGGAAGGAGGTCAACAGCGGTTACCTCGTCTACTTCAAGCTCACCACCGCCCAGCTCGCCGCCGGCCACACCGTCCGCATCGGCATCACGGAGGGCTACATCGGCGGCCGCCCGGCCATCAACGTCAACTCGTGGGCCTCGGCCCTCCCCGCGGCCACCAACCAGGCCAGCACCCGCTCGCTGACCGTCGGCACGTACCGCGGCAACAACGTCAAGCTCACCTTCGCCGTGCCGCAGTCCGCTTGGATCCAGAGCACGAGCGAGTGGCAGATCC
The DNA window shown above is from Colletotrichum lupini chromosome 7, complete sequence and carries:
- a CDS encoding rhamnogalacturonan lyase; this encodes MLFLSLLCSLFFLPAVVLAAFGWTDNGSEYVIDSGADLVIKVTKCCGDISSLNYKGVEYNGWGGKNTHVESGLGTSTVSITSYSNVIKVSVVHGTLKHWIFVRYGNNNVYLFTNKADDSVSAMRYIVRIPGGIFSHDSTESDFYDASSTIIEAQDINVNSAGLTKSKHYQGSNYGRVMDFDYVGRKKTGVGLFMIRSNHEKASGGPFFRSLVRRADPTGEDLYDIYYYNMGHTDPMRTGLQGPSVLAFTAGEDPNSNLFARKADWSWFDDLGLDGWVPASGRGYASGVGLSNMKSGKTYVVGLSNSAAQYWGTAGSGGAWSITKIIPGTYTLTVYKDELEVATSSVTIKAGAGTAVNTITCVDPQDDAVIWRIGEWDGTPKGFLNFEDTPMKPTYMHPSDTRISTWNAGNFIVGTHSANRFPGYMWKEVNSGYLVYFKLTTAQLAAGHTVRIGITEGYIGGRPAINVNSWASALPAATNQASTRSLTVGTYRGNNVKLTFAVPQSAWIQSTSEWQILTINIISGSSGEKYLSPGVSFDAVELLA